In Hypanus sabinus isolate sHypSab1 chromosome X2 unlocalized genomic scaffold, sHypSab1.hap1 SUPER_X2_unloc_7, whole genome shotgun sequence, a single genomic region encodes these proteins:
- the LOC132385952 gene encoding uncharacterized protein LOC132385952 — MGRELLAQTLGRSFRSHVISQHFLIQNAFTFCYTSALNERRRFGIALYPAPQTDRHLSNNVTAPRGNADRSSSQQQPVLTHTANQRPPLGEGCCHWLRGVSGRDAVWTGTEWAGDRELRLGFRLHHQRVVNPFEGRAEETGGDSVRCFSYTKGARPFPAEDRGLLGDESCPAAAAGGSPELSPLPCAIRTAENQGRTRRKGKLVLQKITNRSMSGHSARCACSTLSSE, encoded by the exons atgggacgggag CTCCTCGCTCAAACTCTCGGCCggtcctttcgaagccatgttatctcccagcacttcctgattcagaatgctttcactttcTGTTACACTTCTGCGTTGAATGAACGCCGTAGGTTCGGCATAGCCCTTTATCCTGCGCCACAGACGGACAGGCACCTCTCCAATAACGTAACTGCGCCTCGCGGCAACGCAGACCGCTCCAGCTCCCAGCAACAGCCCGTCCTCACacacacagccaatcagcgacCACCGCTGGGAGAGGGATGCTGCCATTggctgaggggtgtcagtgggcgggacgctgtttggaccgggaccgagtgggccggagaccgggagctgcgcctcgggtttcggctgcaccaccagcgggtcgtgaatcctttcgaaggcagagctgaagagaccggcggagattccgtgagatgtttcagctacacgaagggcgcccggcctttccccgccgaggatcggggcctg CTGGGAGACGAGAGCtgccccgcagcggctgccggtggatctccggagctctcaccgctcccctgtgcaatccgaacggctgaaaaccaagggagaacaaggcgcaaaggtaaactcgtgcttcagaaaataacaaacaggagcatgtctggccattcggcccgttgcgcctgttccaccctttcctcagaatag